One window of Hymenobacter sp. BRD128 genomic DNA carries:
- a CDS encoding glycoside hydrolase family 2 protein produces MLFRSWPSRLAALLLALFVGPIALRAQSGLIQNAPARRVLSLNGSWNYIIDPYENGFYDYRREAFDQSKTGKGGYYDNQKPSSSQEPELIEYDFDHSPALQVPGDWNSQDPKLLYYEGTIWLKKNFKLLPTAGKRYFLYFGAINYEAHIYLNGKKLGMHRGGFTPIQYEVTGKLDPSGDNFVVVKADNTRHADAVPTINTDWWNYGGITRDVFVAEAPGTFIKDYEVQLAKNDPGTLAGYVQLNGASRASQTVTLTIAETGIKQTLKTDSAGRATFRCPAKKLQLWSPQSPKRYAVSLASGADAVQDRIGFRTIQTKGQDILLNGKPTFLRGISIHDENPLIPGRARGEGDLRMLLTWAKELGCNYVRLAHYPHNELMLKLADELGLLVWAEVPVYWTIAWENPATYQNAEAQLSDLISMGKNRASVVVWSVGNETPLGDPRLNFMTSLVKKARSLDDTRLVAAALELHRTPDNVMHVDDPLGEYLDLTSFNEYAGWYWGGLPGEITKYTFDIKYNKPVIISEFGGDALAGYHGDANTRWSEEYQEALYVNQLKMLGTIPGLRGMTPWILTDFRATRRQHPVYQNGFNRKGLISSTGTKKKAFFVLQEYYRQQARKYDGQ; encoded by the coding sequence ATGCTTTTTCGCTCCTGGCCTAGCCGGCTGGCCGCTCTGCTGCTCGCCCTCTTTGTTGGTCCCATTGCCCTGCGTGCCCAGTCGGGCCTTATCCAGAATGCGCCGGCCCGCCGCGTGCTCAGCCTCAACGGCAGCTGGAACTACATCATCGACCCCTACGAAAACGGCTTTTACGACTACCGCCGCGAGGCATTCGACCAGTCGAAAACCGGCAAGGGCGGCTACTACGACAATCAGAAGCCCAGCAGCTCGCAGGAGCCCGAGCTGATTGAGTACGACTTCGACCACTCGCCCGCCCTGCAAGTGCCCGGTGACTGGAACTCGCAGGACCCCAAGCTTTTGTATTACGAAGGCACCATCTGGCTGAAGAAGAATTTCAAGCTGCTGCCTACCGCCGGCAAGCGGTATTTCCTGTATTTCGGGGCCATCAACTACGAGGCGCACATCTACCTCAATGGCAAGAAGCTGGGTATGCACCGCGGCGGCTTCACGCCCATCCAGTACGAGGTGACGGGCAAGCTGGACCCTAGCGGCGACAACTTCGTGGTGGTGAAGGCCGACAACACCCGCCACGCCGACGCCGTGCCCACCATCAACACCGACTGGTGGAACTACGGCGGCATCACCCGCGACGTGTTCGTGGCCGAGGCGCCCGGCACCTTCATCAAGGACTACGAGGTGCAGCTCGCCAAAAACGACCCCGGCACCCTGGCCGGCTACGTGCAGCTGAACGGAGCCAGCCGGGCTAGCCAGACGGTGACGCTCACCATCGCCGAGACAGGTATTAAACAGACGCTGAAAACTGACTCGGCCGGCCGCGCCACCTTTCGCTGCCCGGCCAAGAAGTTGCAGCTGTGGTCGCCGCAAAGCCCGAAGCGCTACGCCGTGAGCCTAGCCAGCGGCGCCGATGCGGTGCAGGACCGCATCGGTTTCCGCACGATTCAGACCAAAGGGCAGGATATTTTGCTGAACGGCAAACCGACGTTTCTGCGCGGCATTTCGATACACGATGAAAACCCGCTCATCCCCGGCCGGGCGCGCGGCGAGGGCGACCTGCGCATGCTGCTCACCTGGGCGAAGGAGCTGGGTTGCAACTACGTGCGGCTAGCCCACTACCCACACAACGAACTCATGCTGAAGCTGGCCGACGAGCTGGGCCTACTCGTGTGGGCCGAAGTGCCGGTGTACTGGACCATTGCCTGGGAAAACCCCGCCACCTACCAAAATGCGGAGGCGCAGCTCTCCGACCTCATTTCGATGGGTAAAAACCGGGCGAGCGTAGTGGTGTGGTCGGTGGGCAACGAGACGCCGCTCGGCGACCCGCGCCTGAATTTCATGACCAGCCTGGTGAAAAAAGCGCGAAGCCTGGATGACACCCGCCTCGTGGCCGCCGCCCTGGAGCTGCACCGCACGCCCGATAACGTGATGCACGTGGACGACCCGCTGGGCGAGTACCTTGACCTGACGAGCTTCAACGAGTACGCCGGCTGGTACTGGGGCGGCCTGCCGGGCGAAATCACGAAGTACACCTTCGATATTAAATACAACAAGCCGGTTATTATCAGCGAGTTTGGCGGCGATGCGCTGGCCGGCTACCACGGCGACGCCAACACCCGCTGGAGCGAGGAATACCAGGAGGCGCTCTACGTAAACCAGCTCAAGATGCTGGGTACCATTCCTGGCCTGCGCGGCATGACGCCCTGGATACTAACCGACTTCCGCGCCACCCGCCGCCAGCACCCGGTGTACCAAAATGGTTTCAACCGCAAAGGCCTGATTTCGAGCACTGGAACGAAGAAAAAGGCCTTTTTTGTGCTGCAGGAATACTACCGCCAGCAGGCCCGCAAATATGATGGGCAATGA
- a CDS encoding glycoside hydrolase family 97 protein, with amino-acid sequence MNYKIVVVSALISSAGNSTHAQTIHSPSGKLALRFSLSAAGEPTYQLSYGAKPVLKPSRLGVLVKGQPGFEQGLTVARVDSSQHDDTWTPVWGETKTIRNHYRELAVTVQQAAAPRRRMVLRFRVFDDGLGFRYEWAAQPGFTYFVVSGERTEFNLPADHKAFWIPGDYDSNEYAYTTSRLSAVNTTPIKPIELPAAPTRVQTPLMLKADNGLYVNIHEAALVNYPAMMLNVDTKTFGLASQLVPDAVGNLAYLQAPEHTPWRTVVVADNAPAVLASKLILNLNEPSKIADTGWIKPQKFVGVWWEMQTGKATWNYADTTNIKLAGTNWNKLKPNGRHGANTANVKRYIDFAAAHHIPGVLVEGWNVGWEDWVGNWKEEVFDFVTPYPDFDVDELRNYAADKGVNIIMHHETSGSVTNYERRQEDAYKFMNDHGYTSLKTGYVGKIIPRGEHHDGQWMVNHYLRTAQKTAASRIMVDMHESVRPTGLHRTYPNWLACEAARGNEFNAFSEGNPPEHETILPFTRFMGGPMDYTPGIFKLTNYEPTGQRRVHTTLAKQLALYVTLYSPLQMAADLPENYNAHLDAFKFIEDVPVDWDDTRILAAEPGDYITTVRQAKGKDEWYLGSITDENARTQPIKLDFLTPGQRYEATIYADGKGADWQKNPASYQITKQVVTSKSALTLKLAPGGGAAISFKPVKK; translated from the coding sequence ATGAATTATAAGATTGTAGTAGTTTCGGCATTAATTTCTTCAGCAGGTAATTCTACCCATGCCCAAACCATTCACTCGCCCTCGGGCAAGCTAGCCCTGCGCTTTAGCCTGAGCGCGGCCGGCGAGCCGACGTACCAACTGAGCTACGGCGCCAAGCCGGTGCTGAAACCCAGCCGGCTAGGGGTGCTGGTGAAGGGCCAGCCCGGTTTTGAGCAGGGCCTGACGGTGGCGCGCGTCGATAGCAGCCAGCACGACGATACCTGGACGCCCGTGTGGGGCGAAACCAAGACCATCCGCAACCACTACCGCGAGCTAGCCGTGACGGTGCAGCAGGCCGCCGCGCCCCGGCGCCGGATGGTGCTGCGCTTCCGGGTGTTCGACGATGGGCTGGGCTTCCGCTACGAGTGGGCCGCGCAGCCGGGCTTCACCTACTTCGTGGTGAGCGGCGAGCGCACCGAGTTCAACCTGCCCGCCGACCACAAGGCATTCTGGATTCCGGGCGACTACGACTCTAACGAGTACGCCTACACTACCTCGCGGCTGAGCGCCGTGAACACCACGCCTATCAAGCCCATCGAGCTGCCGGCCGCGCCCACGCGGGTGCAAACGCCGCTCATGCTCAAGGCCGATAACGGGCTGTACGTCAACATTCACGAGGCGGCGCTGGTCAACTACCCGGCCATGATGCTGAACGTGGACACCAAAACCTTCGGCCTGGCTAGCCAGCTCGTGCCCGACGCCGTGGGCAACCTCGCCTACCTGCAAGCACCCGAGCACACACCCTGGCGCACGGTGGTAGTAGCCGACAACGCGCCCGCCGTGCTGGCCAGCAAGCTCATCCTCAACCTCAACGAGCCCAGCAAAATCGCCGATACGGGCTGGATTAAGCCCCAGAAATTCGTGGGCGTGTGGTGGGAAATGCAAACCGGCAAAGCCACCTGGAACTACGCCGACACCACCAACATCAAGCTGGCCGGCACCAACTGGAACAAGCTCAAGCCCAACGGCCGCCACGGCGCCAACACGGCTAATGTGAAGCGCTACATCGACTTCGCCGCCGCGCACCACATCCCCGGCGTGCTGGTCGAGGGCTGGAACGTGGGCTGGGAAGACTGGGTCGGTAACTGGAAGGAGGAAGTGTTTGACTTCGTGACGCCTTATCCCGACTTCGACGTGGATGAGTTGCGCAACTACGCTGCCGACAAGGGCGTCAACATCATCATGCACCACGAAACCAGCGGCTCGGTCACCAACTACGAGCGCCGCCAGGAAGACGCCTACAAGTTCATGAACGACCACGGCTACACCTCGCTCAAGACCGGCTACGTGGGCAAAATAATCCCCCGGGGCGAGCACCACGACGGCCAGTGGATGGTGAATCACTACCTGCGCACCGCCCAAAAAACGGCCGCCAGCCGCATTATGGTTGATATGCACGAGTCGGTACGGCCCACCGGCCTGCACCGCACCTACCCCAACTGGCTAGCCTGCGAAGCCGCTCGCGGCAACGAGTTCAATGCCTTCAGCGAGGGCAACCCGCCCGAGCACGAGACGATTTTGCCCTTCACCCGCTTCATGGGCGGGCCGATGGACTACACGCCCGGCATCTTCAAGCTCACCAACTACGAGCCCACCGGCCAGCGCCGCGTGCACACCACCCTAGCCAAGCAATTGGCGCTGTACGTGACGCTCTACTCGCCCCTGCAAATGGCCGCCGACCTGCCCGAAAACTACAACGCCCACCTCGACGCCTTCAAGTTTATCGAAGACGTGCCCGTCGATTGGGACGATACCCGCATCCTGGCTGCCGAGCCCGGCGACTACATCACCACCGTGCGCCAGGCCAAGGGCAAAGACGAGTGGTACCTGGGCAGCATCACCGACGAAAACGCCCGCACCCAGCCCATTAAGCTCGATTTTCTCACCCCCGGCCAGCGCTACGAAGCCACTATCTACGCCGATGGCAAAGGCGCCGACTGGCAGAAAAACCCCGCTAGCTACCAGATTACCAAGCAAGTCGTCACCAGCAAGTCGGCCCTCACGCTCAAGCTGGCGCCGGGCGGCGGCGCGGCCATCAGCTTCAAGCCGGTGAAGAAATAA
- a CDS encoding DUF2750 domain-containing protein, with the protein MVQDAITVEAKYQKFVERICVSETVWGLQSEAGWAVSESNDFEDTELLPFWSDRAYAAACAKNEWSTYIPTPIPLAEFLESWCVGIYNDGGLIATNMDVNMFGREVEPLELILEVLKQADKIFKALSFRDYESPEMLRKQVQTILKT; encoded by the coding sequence ATGGTTCAAGACGCGATAACAGTCGAGGCAAAATATCAAAAATTTGTCGAAAGAATTTGTGTTTCAGAAACTGTTTGGGGATTGCAAAGTGAAGCTGGGTGGGCAGTTTCTGAATCAAACGATTTTGAGGATACAGAGCTATTACCTTTTTGGTCTGACCGGGCTTATGCTGCTGCTTGTGCCAAAAATGAATGGTCTACCTATATCCCAACGCCAATACCGCTTGCTGAATTTTTAGAAAGCTGGTGTGTAGGTATTTATAATGATGGTGGATTAATAGCGACCAATATGGACGTGAATATGTTCGGCAGAGAAGTAGAGCCATTAGAACTCATATTGGAAGTTCTGAAGCAAGCTGATAAGATTTTTAAAGCACTAAGCTTTCGGGACTATGAAAGCCCGGAAATGCTTCGTAAGCAAGTTCAGACTATTTTAAAGACATAG